A single genomic interval of Dromiciops gliroides isolate mDroGli1 chromosome 1, mDroGli1.pri, whole genome shotgun sequence harbors:
- the LOC122733191 gene encoding olfactory receptor 13D1-like, translating to MYIIILLGNSFLITIIILDSHLHTPMYFFLSNLSFLDICYTSSSVPLILVNFLSEEKSISFVGCGTQMFFSLALGSTECVLLTVMSYDRYVAICRPLRYPVIMNQELCGWMAASSWMAGVLNSLVQTVLALSLPFCGNNVIDYLTCEILAVLKLACTDISLNVIIMVISNVILLVIPVLLIIISYAFILFTILRINSAEGRKKAFSTCSAHLTVVTMFYGTILFMYMKPKSKDSHATDELIALFYAVVIPMLNPIIYSLRNKDVKDAMKKLSRSIFSQT from the coding sequence ATGTACATTATAATATTGCTGGGCAACAGTTTCCTCATTACAATCATCATCCTGGACTCTCACCTCCATACCcccatgtacttcttcctcaGTAACCTCTCCTTCCTGGATATCTGCTATACATCTTCCTCTGTACCACTGATACTTGTGAACttcctttcagaggaaaaatccATTTCCTTTGTGGGCTGTGGAACACAAATGTTCTTTTCTCTTGCATTGGGATCTACAGAATGTGTGCTCCTCACAGTGATGTCATATGACCGCTATGTGGCCATTTGTAGGCCCTTGAGATACCCTGTCATCATGAATCAGGAGCTTTGTGGATGGATGGCAGCCAGTTCCTGGATGGCAGGTGTGCTAAATTCACTGGTacaaacagtccttgccctaagTTTGCCCTTTTGTGGGAACAATGTCATTGACTATCTCACATGTGAGATCCTGGCTGTGCTGAAACTAGCATGCACAGATATCTCCCTCAATGTCATCATCATGGTGATCTCAAATGTCATCTTACTAGTTATTCCAGTGCTGCTAATAATCATCTCTTATGCCTTTATCCTCTTCACAATTCTGAGGATCAATTCtgcagagggaaggaaaaaagcctTTTCTACCTGCTCAGCCCATCTGACTGTGGTGACTATGTTTTATGGGACCATCCTCTTCATGTATATGAAGCCCAAGTCCAAAGACTCCCATGCAACAGATGAGCTTATTGCTCTCTTCTATGCTGTGGTCATTCCCATGCTGAATCCCATCATTTATAGTCTGAGAAACAAGGATGTAAAAGATGCCATGAAAAAGCTAAGCAGAAGCATCTTCTCACAGACATGA